The Ischnura elegans chromosome 9, ioIscEleg1.1, whole genome shotgun sequence genome includes the window tattaagatctAAACTCTTTTTCTTTTCCAACAGTTCGTCGTCTTCGCCGCCCTCGTGGCCGTCGCCCGCGCCGGAGTCATTGGTGCACCCGCCGTCGTCGGAGCCACCGTCGCCCGCTACCCTGCCGCATACGCCGCACCCGCCGTTGCCCACGCCGCTCCCCTCGCCTACGCCGCACCCGCCTACGCCCACGCCGCTCCCCTCGCTTACGCCGCACCCGTCGCCAAGGCCGTCGTCGCCGCACCCGCCGTCGCCAAGGTCGCCGTTGACACCGACTTCGACCCTAACCCCCAGTACTCCTACTCCTACGACATCCAGGATGCTCTGACCGGAGACTCCAAGGGACAGACCGAGACCCGCAACGGAGACGTCGTCCAGGGATCTTACAGCCTGGTTGAGCCCGACGGCACCCGCCGTATTGTCGAGTACACCGCTGACCCcgtcaacggattcaacgccgtcgtccaCAAGGAGGGAGCCGCTGTCGCCAAGGCTGTCGTTGCCGCACCCGTCGTCAAGGCCGCCGTCGCCGCCCCCGTGGCCTACGCCGCCCCTGTCGCCAAGGCTTTCGCCGCCCCCGCCTACGCCGCTCACGGATACGCCGCCCCCGCTTACGGAAAGGCCATCCTCGGTTAGACACCCCCAtctcgcataaaatatttatctaatttatCATCGACATGTAAATAAATCAGTAACAATAAAATCAGTCATCAAAGCGCGAGTTTTACTCATTGATGTATCCTTTCCAACtcctattaaaattaaatactttggaGGCTCTTACTCTACCCTAAAAGTGTGTTATCATACGCTCGTGGTTTAGTCTGCGGAGAACTCTATCCTCCCAtatctaaaccaaccttcaggGTTGAGACAGAAATAGTGAGTATTTTCCAGCGATTATTCCAATTTTACTACAGCAGTATTGCCTCCATTTGGCACTTTGAATAGCTAACTGAAAGAGTGTTTGTTATCAAACTCCTGTGGCTTAGTCAGTGGCGAATTCTACCCTC containing:
- the LOC124166017 gene encoding larval cuticle protein A3A-like, with amino-acid sequence MAFKFVVFAALVAVARAGVIGAPAVVGATVARYPAAYAAPAVAHAAPLAYAAPAYAHAAPLAYAAPVAKAVVAAPAVAKVAVDTDFDPNPQYSYSYDIQDALTGDSKGQTETRNGDVVQGSYSLVEPDGTRRIVEYTADPVNGFNAVVHKEGAAVAKAVVAAPVVKAAVAAPVAYAAPVAKAFAAPAYAAHGYAAPAYGKAILG